A single region of the Pelobates fuscus isolate aPelFus1 chromosome 4, aPelFus1.pri, whole genome shotgun sequence genome encodes:
- the LOC134609259 gene encoding uncharacterized protein LOC134609259 — translation MWDCSDNIRIVVSGTPARTIPPHKMSSVGRAPRKNTSVKMAVQDTEESSPPSIVRVTIPKVPLTRKSKQKEPLALIRRKMLAKNQEIQEIKILGYGDDSFQVCDSPPQVHSNMKQETLQDDELCTRFPDNEVSTQTSPVYCFGTLDEVVEFLNNCSKQEDRSPQAMSLPEDSIDEPGLGDETLSNDDNIRTLKLEIEEDDDDDNQPIVSRLYPNPPIRYAPSSPPCFPVVKRRRKQRFHCDWQGPVTIISSPNVPVKAIELRVDEDLAMSIRRQVDVNNPGPFGWQLAKLLFTEEELYGHNFNGTDQKLPLSPRRVHAIQHAFHDYFPKDIADEALAKGRTAINQGIRNMFYVRNRRDGDYP, via the exons ATGTGGGACTGCTCTGACAATATCAGGATTGTTG TGTCCGGGACCCCAGCGAGGACAATCCCCCCTCACAAAATGTCAAGTGTGGGGAGAGCCCCTCGGAAAAACACCAGCGTCAAGATGGCAGTTCAG gaCACAGAAGAATCATCTCCACCATCTATAGTTCGAGTCACCATACCAAAAGTGCCTCTCACCAGAAAAAG TAAACAAAAAGAACCATTAGCCCTCATCAGGAGAAAGATGCTGGCAAAGAACCAG GAAATCCAGGAGATCAAAATTCTGGGCTATGGAGATGACTCATTCCAGGTATGTGACAGCCCACCACAAGTCCACTCAAACATGAAGCAAGAGACCCTTCAGGATGACGAGCTATGCACAAGGTTTCCAGACAATGAAGTGTCAACACAGACTTCACCAGTTTATTGTTTTGGCACCTTGGATGAAGTGGTTGAGTTTCTAAACAACTGCAGCAAACAGGAAGACCGAAGCCCCCAAGCCATGTCCTTACCTGAAGACTCCATTGATGAGCCAGGATTAGGGGATGAGACATTGTCGAATGATGATAACATACGTACATTGAAGTTGGAGATTGAagaagatgatgatgatgacaaTCAGCCAATAGTTTCTCGCCTCTATCCCAATCCACCAATACGCTATGCCCCCTCCAGTCCTCCCTGTTTTCCAGTGGTCAAACGTCGACGGAAGCAGAGATTTCATTGTGACTGGCAGGGCCCAGTGACAATTATTAGTTCACCTAATGTTCCAGTCAAGGCCATAGAGCTGAGAGTGGATGAGGACCTAGCTATGTCTATTCGACGACAGGTAGATGTCAACAACCCAGGGCCATTCGGCTGGCAGTTGGCCAAACTATTATTCACAGAGGAAGAACTTTATGGACACAACTTCAATGGCACAGATCAAAAGTTGCCCCTCAGTCCAAGGCGGGTACATGCCATTCAGCATGCCTTCCACGACTACTTCCCAAAAGACATTGCAGATGAAGCTCTAGCAAAAGGTAGAACCGCCATTAACCAGGGCATAAGGAACATGTTTTATGTTCGGAACCGCAGAGATGGAGATTATCCCTAG